The following are encoded together in the Geobacter sulfurreducens PCA genome:
- a CDS encoding methyl-accepting chemotaxis protein, with the protein MSAWRDLKVRTKIFVLVIAGCLGLVVLGSVALYNMRNLSGSVKEANIGMEHVAGLSGMKSDFLEMRLALVYMLALKDAEKIGGKEQDFLKAADRIKKTLDDLGKQELTDTEKKSLVEFRGGFESYVEKGTRLAELIKDATAKGDEVGRADAMTFATQSVAPLYDTPAKIIASMVQENIGEAHKMYEQDMASYRASFIMMVVIILGVIGVAAAAGLAIAGSISGPLNKVLDVLTRVAAGDLTARADVVSADEMGLLAREVNTTAAKINEIIGLVAHNASQVTAAATQLHATSTQMSTGAEEVAQQAATVATASEEMAATSAEIAHNCSLAAESSRHANDRAENGSDVVQETLTVMNRIAERVKDSARTVESLGERSDQIGEIIGTIQDIADQTNLLALNAAIEAARAGEQGRGFAVVADEVRALAERTTKATKEISQMIKAIQGETKGAVTSMEEGVKEVEKGTSDASKSGEALQAILEQIGGVTMQVSQIATAAEEQTATTGEINNNIQQITEVVQLTARGAEESAQAAEQLAKLAEELQDLVYKFKLA; encoded by the coding sequence ATGAGCGCATGGCGGGACTTGAAGGTGAGAACAAAAATTTTCGTCCTGGTGATTGCCGGATGTCTGGGGCTCGTGGTACTGGGATCGGTGGCGCTTTACAATATGCGCAACCTGAGCGGCAGCGTGAAGGAAGCCAACATCGGCATGGAGCACGTGGCGGGGCTTTCCGGTATGAAGAGCGACTTTCTCGAGATGAGGCTGGCGCTCGTCTACATGCTTGCCCTGAAAGATGCGGAAAAGATCGGCGGCAAGGAACAGGATTTCCTGAAGGCCGCTGACAGGATCAAAAAGACACTCGACGACCTGGGCAAGCAGGAACTGACTGACACCGAGAAAAAGTCCCTCGTCGAGTTCAGGGGTGGCTTCGAGTCTTATGTCGAGAAGGGAACGAGACTCGCCGAGCTAATCAAGGACGCTACCGCCAAGGGAGACGAGGTGGGCCGGGCCGATGCCATGACCTTCGCCACCCAGAGCGTGGCCCCCCTCTACGATACCCCGGCCAAGATCATTGCCTCGATGGTGCAGGAAAATATCGGCGAAGCTCATAAGATGTATGAGCAGGACATGGCCTCGTACCGAGCTTCCTTCATTATGATGGTGGTGATCATTCTGGGGGTGATCGGCGTCGCCGCTGCGGCGGGCCTGGCCATCGCCGGTTCCATCAGCGGTCCTCTCAACAAGGTGCTCGATGTACTCACCCGCGTGGCCGCCGGTGACCTGACAGCCCGGGCCGACGTCGTCAGTGCCGACGAAATGGGGCTGCTGGCGCGTGAGGTGAACACTACCGCGGCCAAGATCAACGAGATCATCGGCCTTGTTGCCCACAATGCCTCCCAGGTGACTGCCGCGGCGACCCAGCTCCATGCCACCTCCACCCAGATGTCCACCGGCGCTGAGGAGGTGGCCCAACAGGCCGCCACCGTGGCCACGGCCAGTGAGGAGATGGCTGCCACCTCGGCCGAGATCGCCCATAACTGCTCCCTGGCGGCTGAAAGCTCCCGACACGCCAACGATCGGGCCGAGAACGGTTCGGATGTGGTGCAGGAAACCCTGACCGTCATGAACCGCATCGCCGAGCGGGTGAAGGATTCGGCACGCACCGTCGAATCTCTGGGCGAGCGGAGCGACCAGATCGGCGAGATCATCGGCACTATCCAGGACATCGCCGACCAGACCAATCTCCTTGCTCTCAACGCGGCCATCGAAGCCGCCCGCGCTGGCGAACAGGGACGCGGCTTCGCCGTGGTCGCCGACGAGGTTCGGGCCCTGGCCGAGCGGACAACCAAGGCCACCAAGGAGATATCCCAGATGATCAAGGCGATCCAGGGGGAAACCAAGGGCGCCGTCACTTCCATGGAGGAGGGGGTCAAAGAGGTGGAAAAGGGAACCTCGGACGCATCCAAATCGGGCGAGGCCCTGCAGGCGATCCTGGAGCAGATCGGCGGCGTTACCATGCAGGTGAGCCAGATTGCCACTGCCGCCGAGGAACAGACCGCGACCACGGGTGAGATCAACAACAACATCCAGCAGATCACGGAGGTGGTCCAGCTCACCGCGCGGGGCGCCGAAGAGTCGGCCCAGGCCGCCGAGCAGCTGGCGAAACTGGCCGAGGAACTGCAGGACCTGGTGTACAAGTTCAAACTCGCCTGA
- a CDS encoding glycogen synthase, producing MTRLNILMAASECVPFAKEGGLADVVGVLPKYLAHMGHDVRVVMPLYSRIDPERFGLERLPGVLVVPMGIMGNQYCGVWEGRLPGSAVPVYFLEHEGYYGREGLYEEDNVGYMDNDNRFIFLSRAAMELPKLIGFAPDVFHAHDWHTAAVPVFLNTLYRDDPLVGGAASVLTVHNMQHQGNFYPGAMEVLGIGWEHFTFLGLEKDNQTNLLKGGLYHATVLNTVSEGYAREMQTPEYGWGLDGVVRARSADLVGILNGVDYEEWNPETDPHIVANYSRSDLSGKKLCKRDVQRFFGLPERDDVPLFGLVGRLVKQKGIDILAEAIHRILALDVQVVMLGAGEPWSHFYFGDVRNEYPEKFGLYIGYNNGLSHRIEAGSDFFVMPSAFEPCGLNQMYSLRYGTLPIVRATGGLDDSVENFDEQNLTGNGFKFWSHDADALFDTVGWTVHTWYRRKDAMAALIGNAMAKRFTWEDSAARYEELYCRALRKRLGVGVFVRRFGG from the coding sequence ATGACACGACTGAACATCCTCATGGCCGCGTCCGAGTGCGTCCCCTTTGCCAAGGAAGGGGGACTGGCGGACGTGGTGGGGGTGCTGCCCAAGTACCTGGCCCATATGGGGCACGATGTGCGGGTGGTGATGCCCCTCTACTCCCGGATCGACCCGGAGCGGTTCGGGCTGGAGCGGCTTCCCGGCGTGCTCGTGGTTCCCATGGGAATCATGGGCAATCAGTACTGCGGCGTCTGGGAGGGACGGCTTCCGGGCTCCGCCGTGCCGGTCTATTTCCTCGAACACGAGGGGTACTACGGTCGGGAAGGGCTCTACGAGGAAGACAACGTGGGGTACATGGACAACGACAACCGGTTCATTTTCCTCTCCCGGGCCGCCATGGAACTGCCCAAGTTGATCGGCTTCGCCCCCGATGTCTTCCATGCCCACGACTGGCACACTGCCGCCGTGCCGGTCTTCCTCAACACCCTTTACCGTGACGACCCGCTGGTGGGCGGTGCCGCATCGGTGCTCACCGTCCACAATATGCAGCACCAGGGCAATTTCTACCCCGGTGCCATGGAGGTCCTGGGCATCGGCTGGGAGCACTTCACCTTTCTGGGGCTCGAAAAGGACAACCAGACCAACCTGCTCAAAGGGGGGCTTTACCACGCCACGGTCCTCAACACCGTGAGCGAGGGATACGCCCGGGAGATGCAGACGCCGGAGTACGGGTGGGGGCTCGACGGCGTGGTGCGGGCACGGTCCGCCGATCTGGTCGGCATCCTCAACGGCGTCGATTACGAGGAGTGGAACCCGGAGACCGACCCGCACATCGTGGCGAACTATTCCCGTTCCGACCTGTCGGGCAAGAAGCTCTGCAAAAGGGACGTGCAGCGATTCTTCGGCCTGCCCGAGCGGGATGACGTGCCGTTGTTCGGCCTGGTGGGGCGGCTGGTGAAGCAGAAGGGAATCGATATCCTGGCCGAGGCGATTCACCGTATCCTTGCCCTGGATGTTCAGGTCGTCATGCTGGGGGCGGGTGAGCCCTGGTCGCACTTTTATTTCGGGGATGTCAGAAACGAATATCCTGAGAAGTTCGGCCTGTATATCGGGTACAACAATGGGCTTTCCCACCGGATCGAGGCGGGGAGCGACTTCTTCGTGATGCCGTCGGCCTTCGAGCCGTGCGGGCTCAATCAGATGTACTCGTTGCGCTACGGGACCCTGCCCATTGTCCGGGCCACGGGGGGGCTCGACGACAGCGTGGAGAACTTCGACGAACAGAACCTGACCGGCAACGGTTTCAAGTTCTGGAGCCACGATGCCGATGCCCTGTTCGATACGGTGGGGTGGACGGTGCATACCTGGTACCGCCGCAAGGACGCCATGGCAGCCCTCATCGGCAATGCAATGGCAAAGCGGTTCACCTGGGAGGATTCGGCGGCCAGGTATGAGGAACTCTACTGCCGGGCCCTGCGCAAACGGCTCGGCGTCGGGGTCTTTGTCCGGCGCTTCGGGGGATGA
- a CDS encoding hypoxanthine-guanine phosphoribosyltransferase has translation MSVTLDEIKQVYQEADCLFSEAEVEAAIGRLATAVTERLAEANPLVFCVMNGGLIVTGKLLPRLGFPLEIEYLHATRYGHHIFGKSLDWRVRPTVDLRGRTVLIVDDILDEGATLDAITEWCLQEGAAKVFTAVLVDKEHDRKARPGLKADFTGLVSPDRFLFGYGMDYKGYWRNAPGIYAVKGY, from the coding sequence ATGTCCGTAACTCTCGATGAAATCAAACAAGTCTACCAAGAGGCCGACTGTCTCTTTTCCGAAGCAGAGGTGGAGGCCGCCATCGGCCGGCTTGCCACCGCGGTCACCGAACGTCTGGCCGAGGCCAATCCCCTGGTCTTCTGCGTCATGAACGGCGGGCTCATCGTCACCGGCAAGCTGCTGCCCCGGCTCGGATTCCCCCTGGAGATCGAATACCTGCACGCCACGCGCTATGGGCACCACATCTTCGGCAAATCCCTCGACTGGCGGGTGCGTCCCACTGTGGACCTGAGAGGACGGACGGTACTGATTGTGGATGACATACTGGACGAGGGGGCGACGCTCGACGCCATTACCGAATGGTGCCTGCAGGAGGGGGCGGCGAAGGTCTTCACCGCCGTGCTCGTGGACAAGGAGCATGACCGGAAGGCCCGGCCGGGGTTGAAGGCCGACTTCACGGGGCTTGTGTCCCCGGACCGGTTCCTCTTCGGCTACGGAATGGATTACAAGGGATACTGGCGCAACGCGCCGGGGATCTATGCGGTGAAGGGGTATTAG
- a CDS encoding DUF2721 domain-containing protein: MLQDKELLEALSSARVLTSMITPAVLISAAGTLIFSTSNRLGRVFDRVNSLKSEIESVLAGTLPFAAERMEFLKVQVQKQRVRARLIQHALAALYTATALFVASSLGIAFNVAYGSRETSWIPTALALSGGLFLFAASAILIYESRHNLTFINRHIDFVEYLEEQYGKQNGKHTKDI; encoded by the coding sequence ATGCTCCAGGACAAGGAACTGCTCGAAGCCCTCTCCAGCGCCCGGGTCCTCACCTCCATGATCACGCCGGCGGTGCTTATTTCAGCCGCCGGCACTCTTATCTTTTCCACCTCCAACCGCCTGGGGCGCGTGTTCGACCGGGTGAACAGCCTGAAAAGCGAGATCGAGTCGGTCCTTGCCGGCACGCTCCCCTTTGCCGCGGAGCGGATGGAGTTCCTGAAGGTGCAGGTACAGAAGCAGCGAGTCCGCGCCCGGCTCATCCAGCACGCCCTGGCGGCCCTCTATACGGCTACGGCCCTGTTTGTGGCATCGAGCCTCGGCATTGCCTTCAACGTGGCCTACGGCAGCAGGGAAACCAGCTGGATACCCACTGCTCTCGCCCTCTCCGGCGGCCTCTTCCTCTTCGCCGCCAGCGCCATCCTCATCTACGAAAGCCGCCACAACCTCACCTTCATCAACCGTCACATCGATTTCGTGGAATATCTGGAAGAGCAGTACGGCAAGCAGAACGGAAAGCACACGAAGGACATTTGA
- a CDS encoding Smr/MutS family protein, whose amino-acid sequence MKKKSTQSGQKTKKFSPSPFSGLKGFRPEPAEPEKKQPAVAAPPPRSTAEPDDLNLFLREMAGVNRMDRSGKGPSEQRPPKEPAGQARTADDDLVKGLEAADQAAFAEAIARLKLDVSFRESLPGDSGAPRPVSRLRQLKSGQIRIDLELDLHGLTREEAVASLERFITGAHRRGQKAVLVITGKGNNSSGEPVLQGAVLSWLRERGKSMVAEFAPAPRDMGGSGAVVVFLRTTRVKAG is encoded by the coding sequence CCCCTTCAGCGGCCTCAAAGGATTTCGTCCCGAGCCGGCCGAGCCGGAGAAAAAACAGCCGGCGGTTGCCGCTCCTCCGCCCCGGAGCACGGCGGAACCCGACGATCTGAATCTTTTTCTGAGGGAAATGGCCGGTGTAAACCGCATGGATCGGTCGGGCAAGGGGCCGTCGGAACAACGCCCGCCGAAAGAACCGGCCGGGCAGGCTCGGACAGCTGACGATGATCTGGTCAAGGGGCTGGAAGCTGCCGACCAGGCAGCCTTTGCCGAAGCCATCGCGCGGTTGAAGCTTGACGTGAGTTTTCGCGAGAGTCTGCCGGGCGACAGCGGCGCTCCCCGTCCGGTGAGCCGGTTGCGCCAGCTCAAGAGCGGCCAGATACGAATCGATCTGGAGCTGGACCTCCACGGGCTCACCCGGGAAGAGGCCGTGGCGAGCCTTGAGCGGTTCATCACCGGTGCCCATCGAAGGGGGCAGAAGGCTGTTCTCGTCATTACGGGAAAAGGGAACAACTCTTCCGGTGAGCCGGTGCTCCAAGGGGCGGTCCTGTCCTGGCTCCGGGAGCGGGGCAAGAGCATGGTGGCCGAATTCGCTCCGGCCCCCCGGGACATGGGGGGCAGCGGCGCAGTGGTCGTGTTCCTCAGGACGACGAGAGTAAAGGCTGGCTAG
- a CDS encoding carbon-nitrogen hydrolase: protein MSKLSVALVQQSCTADKDLNLAKSIENIRKASVLGAKLVVLQELHTGPYFCQNEDTAHFDLAEPIPGPTTELLGGVAKEFGVVLVSSLFERRAPGLYHNTAVVFEKDGSMAGTYRKMHIPDDPGYYEKFYFTPGDLGFEPIRTSVGKLGVLVCWDQWYPEAARLMALAGADLLIYPTAIGWDPRDDDDEKIRQKEAWITIQRGHAVANGIPVVSVNRVGHESDPSGVLPGSQFWGSSFVAGPQGEILAQASNDGEELLITELDLARSEAVRRIWPFLRDRRIDAYGDLLRRYRD from the coding sequence ATGTCCAAACTGAGCGTCGCCCTTGTCCAGCAGAGCTGCACCGCCGACAAGGATCTGAACCTGGCCAAAAGCATCGAGAACATCCGCAAGGCGAGCGTCCTGGGCGCAAAGCTCGTGGTGCTCCAGGAGCTGCACACGGGTCCCTATTTCTGCCAGAACGAGGATACCGCCCATTTCGACCTGGCCGAGCCGATCCCCGGCCCCACCACGGAACTGCTCGGCGGCGTGGCCAAGGAATTCGGCGTGGTGCTCGTTTCCTCGCTGTTCGAGCGCCGGGCGCCGGGGCTTTACCACAACACCGCCGTGGTCTTCGAAAAAGACGGCTCCATGGCCGGCACCTACCGCAAGATGCACATTCCCGACGACCCGGGCTATTACGAGAAGTTCTACTTCACCCCCGGCGACCTTGGCTTCGAGCCGATCCGGACCTCGGTGGGAAAACTAGGGGTCCTGGTCTGCTGGGATCAGTGGTATCCCGAAGCCGCCCGGCTCATGGCCCTGGCTGGCGCCGACCTCCTCATCTATCCCACGGCCATCGGCTGGGACCCCCGTGACGACGACGACGAGAAGATCCGCCAGAAGGAAGCCTGGATCACCATCCAACGGGGCCATGCCGTGGCCAACGGCATCCCGGTGGTGAGCGTCAACCGCGTGGGACACGAGTCGGATCCCTCGGGAGTCCTCCCCGGCAGCCAGTTCTGGGGTTCGAGCTTCGTGGCCGGCCCCCAGGGCGAGATCCTGGCCCAGGCTTCCAACGACGGGGAGGAATTGCTCATCACGGAACTGGACTTGGCCCGTAGCGAGGCGGTCCGTCGCATCTGGCCGTTCCTGCGTGACCGGCGCATTGACGCCTACGGCGACCTGCTGCGCCGCTACCGAGACTGA
- a CDS encoding aspartate:alanine exchanger family transporter, whose translation MLSILLENPLLVLFLVAAIGYPLGRIKIRGSSLGVAAVLFVGLAMGSLHPELKLPEIVYVLGLALFVYTIGLSSGPAFVASLKREGIRNNALIIGMLLVAAGLVVGAQRLLGFKGTVTAGLFAGSLTNTPALAGALETIKHIASPELRELLLAEPVVGYSVAYPMGVMGVVLAISLVQKLWNVDYGEEGKRLRLAGTASEALRSMTVRIAWPGAGRHTVAELARHEKWDVIFGRIRRGDSYLLTGPQVRFQPGDLVTAVGTETELRRVAAFLGEVSEEEITVDRSEYDYRRIFVSNPRVAGRQLGELNLFENYGATVTRVRRGDDDFLPHDDMVLELGDRVRVVTHRDHMAEVTAFFGDSYRAVSEVDILTFSLGLALGLLLGIIPIPLPGGITLKLGFAGGPLIVALILGTIGRSGSMVWSLPYSANMTLRQIGLVLFLAGVGTRAGYGFVTTLAKGGGLAIFAAGAVVTCLTALATLWIGHKLMKIPMSILIGMVAGLQTQPAVLGYALEQTGNDLPNIGYASVYPVATISKILIVQILLTMLM comes from the coding sequence ATGCTTTCAATCCTCCTTGAAAACCCTCTTCTTGTGTTGTTCCTCGTGGCGGCAATCGGCTATCCCCTCGGCAGGATCAAAATCCGGGGATCGAGTCTCGGAGTTGCGGCCGTGCTCTTCGTGGGGCTGGCCATGGGATCGCTCCATCCCGAGTTGAAGCTCCCCGAAATCGTCTATGTCCTGGGCCTCGCCCTGTTTGTCTACACCATCGGCCTCTCCAGCGGCCCCGCCTTTGTGGCATCCCTGAAACGCGAGGGAATCCGCAACAACGCCCTGATCATCGGAATGCTCCTGGTCGCTGCCGGGCTGGTCGTGGGAGCCCAACGACTCCTGGGGTTCAAGGGGACCGTCACCGCGGGCCTCTTTGCCGGAAGCCTCACCAATACCCCCGCCTTGGCCGGGGCACTGGAAACCATCAAACACATCGCCTCGCCGGAACTGCGTGAACTGCTGCTGGCCGAACCGGTGGTGGGTTACTCGGTGGCCTACCCTATGGGGGTCATGGGGGTGGTGCTCGCCATCAGTCTGGTGCAGAAGCTCTGGAACGTCGATTACGGCGAGGAAGGGAAACGGCTCAGGCTTGCTGGAACCGCGTCGGAGGCGCTGCGGAGCATGACGGTACGCATCGCCTGGCCCGGGGCAGGGCGCCACACCGTGGCCGAGCTGGCCCGCCATGAGAAGTGGGACGTGATTTTTGGCCGGATCCGGCGCGGGGATTCATATCTTCTCACCGGCCCGCAGGTTCGCTTCCAGCCGGGCGATCTTGTTACCGCAGTGGGAACCGAGACGGAGCTGCGGCGGGTAGCCGCCTTTCTGGGGGAAGTGAGCGAAGAAGAGATCACCGTTGACCGGAGCGAGTACGACTACCGGCGGATCTTTGTCTCGAATCCCCGGGTAGCCGGGCGGCAGCTGGGAGAGCTTAACCTGTTCGAGAACTACGGTGCCACCGTTACGCGGGTGCGGCGTGGCGACGACGACTTCCTGCCCCATGACGACATGGTCCTCGAGCTTGGCGACCGGGTACGTGTCGTCACGCACCGCGATCACATGGCAGAAGTGACGGCCTTTTTCGGCGATTCCTACCGGGCCGTAAGCGAGGTGGATATCCTCACTTTCAGCTTGGGACTGGCCTTGGGACTCCTGCTCGGCATCATCCCCATTCCCCTGCCCGGAGGCATCACCCTCAAGCTCGGTTTCGCCGGCGGGCCCCTCATAGTGGCGCTGATTCTCGGCACCATCGGCCGGTCGGGCTCTATGGTCTGGAGCCTGCCCTACAGCGCCAACATGACCCTGCGCCAGATCGGCCTGGTATTGTTCCTGGCCGGAGTCGGCACACGGGCGGGCTACGGTTTCGTCACCACCCTCGCCAAGGGGGGCGGATTGGCCATCTTCGCCGCCGGTGCGGTCGTCACCTGTCTTACGGCCCTCGCCACCCTCTGGATCGGTCACAAACTCATGAAAATTCCCATGAGCATCCTCATCGGTATGGTCGCCGGCCTCCAGACCCAACCCGCCGTTCTCGGCTACGCCCTGGAGCAGACCGGCAACGATCTCCCCAATATCGGCTACGCCTCGGTCTATCCCGTGGCGACCATCAGCAAGATTCTCATTGTGCAGATACTGCTTACGATGCTCATGTGA
- a CDS encoding agmatine deiminase family protein, with protein MAIRLPAEWEEQDGVLIAWPHPGSDWYPWLRLVEPVFAQIVREITRFETALVVAADGERTAALLEAVGARMERVAIVELPTNDTWARDFGPVTVERDGRPVLLDFGFNGWGLKFAADRDNLVTRRLRHLGIFGDIPAEMVGLVLEGGSIESDGRGTVLTTAECLLNPNRNPHLSRAEIEEALARYLGTERVLWLENGFLAGDDTDSHVDTLARLAPDDTIVYVRCDDATDEHYAALFMMEKELANLRTREGSPYRLIPLPWPRACFDHEGQRLPATYANFLVINGAVLVPVYDDPADEAALEAIGRAFPGREIVGIDCRPLIIQHGSLHCVTMQLPKGVLPCPN; from the coding sequence ATGGCCATACGCCTCCCCGCAGAGTGGGAAGAGCAGGACGGGGTGCTCATCGCCTGGCCCCATCCCGGCAGTGACTGGTACCCCTGGCTCCGGCTGGTGGAGCCGGTCTTCGCCCAGATCGTCAGAGAGATCACCCGGTTCGAGACCGCCTTGGTGGTGGCGGCCGACGGCGAGCGGACCGCCGCGCTTCTGGAGGCCGTGGGCGCCCGAATGGAACGGGTGGCCATCGTGGAACTTCCCACCAATGACACCTGGGCCAGAGACTTCGGACCCGTTACCGTGGAACGGGACGGCCGTCCCGTTCTGCTGGACTTCGGCTTTAACGGATGGGGTCTCAAGTTCGCCGCCGACCGGGACAACCTGGTGACCCGGCGCCTTCGCCATTTGGGCATTTTCGGGGATATCCCCGCCGAGATGGTGGGGTTGGTCCTGGAAGGGGGAAGCATCGAGAGCGACGGCCGGGGCACGGTCCTCACCACCGCCGAGTGCCTCCTGAACCCCAATCGCAACCCCCATCTCTCGCGGGCGGAGATCGAAGAGGCCCTTGCCCGCTACCTGGGGACCGAGCGGGTACTCTGGCTCGAAAACGGGTTCCTGGCGGGCGACGACACCGACTCCCACGTGGACACCCTGGCCCGCCTGGCGCCGGACGACACCATCGTCTACGTCCGCTGCGACGACGCCACGGACGAGCACTATGCGGCCCTGTTCATGATGGAGAAGGAGCTGGCCAACCTGCGCACCCGCGAAGGGAGCCCCTACCGCCTCATCCCGCTTCCCTGGCCCCGGGCCTGCTTCGATCACGAGGGGCAGCGGCTGCCGGCCACCTACGCCAATTTCCTCGTCATCAACGGCGCCGTGCTGGTCCCGGTCTATGACGACCCAGCGGACGAGGCGGCGCTGGAGGCCATCGGCCGGGCGTTTCCGGGCCGCGAGATCGTCGGCATCGACTGCCGCCCCCTCATCATCCAGCACGGTTCGCTCCACTGCGTAACCATGCAGTTGCCCAAAGGAGTGCTTCCATGTCCAAACTGA
- a CDS encoding NCS2 family permease, producing MKHFFQFERYNTTYRKETVAGITTFLTMAYIIIVNPAILEAAGIPRGPSTTATIVAAVFGTVVMALYANRPFAIAPYMSENAFIAFTVVKVLGYSWQTALGAVFVAGVLFTVLTVFKVRSWLAEAIPLSLKCAFAVGIGLFLTFIGLNETGLVTLGVPGAPVKMGNIASPSVLLAVFGYLLTVFLMTRKIHGAIVIGIVATTVLSVACGVTPMPTEFVSMPPDLSPILFQLNIGDALDIRFFPVVLTIFIMAFLDTVGTLIGLSMRADLLDEKGNLPEIEKPMLADALATTVAPLLGTTTTGAYIESATGIEEGGRTGFTALVVAGLFLMSLFFAPLFTIVPPHAYGIALIVIGSFMIEPLRRIDFEDFTELVPAFLTIVLMIFTYNIGVGMSTGLLTYPLLKTAAGKRHQVSAGMWVLAGLAVLLFVFFPKM from the coding sequence ATGAAACATTTTTTTCAGTTCGAGCGCTACAACACCACCTACCGCAAGGAGACGGTGGCGGGCATTACCACCTTCCTGACCATGGCGTACATCATCATCGTCAATCCCGCCATCCTCGAGGCGGCGGGGATTCCGCGGGGCCCCTCCACAACGGCCACCATCGTGGCCGCGGTCTTCGGCACGGTAGTGATGGCGTTGTACGCCAACCGCCCCTTTGCCATTGCTCCGTACATGAGCGAGAACGCCTTTATCGCCTTCACCGTGGTCAAGGTGCTGGGATATTCATGGCAGACAGCCCTGGGAGCGGTCTTCGTGGCGGGCGTACTGTTCACGGTCCTGACCGTTTTCAAAGTGCGGAGCTGGCTGGCCGAGGCGATCCCGCTCTCGCTCAAATGCGCTTTTGCCGTCGGTATTGGACTGTTTCTCACCTTCATCGGCCTGAACGAAACCGGTCTCGTTACCCTCGGCGTGCCGGGGGCGCCGGTCAAGATGGGTAACATCGCCTCTCCGTCGGTGCTTCTGGCGGTCTTCGGCTACCTCCTCACTGTCTTTCTCATGACGCGCAAGATTCACGGGGCCATTGTGATCGGCATCGTCGCCACCACCGTCCTGTCGGTGGCCTGCGGGGTGACGCCCATGCCGACCGAATTCGTGAGCATGCCGCCGGATCTCTCGCCGATCCTGTTTCAGCTCAACATCGGTGATGCCCTCGACATCCGCTTCTTCCCCGTGGTCCTCACCATCTTCATAATGGCGTTCCTCGATACGGTGGGCACCCTCATCGGCCTCTCCATGCGGGCCGATCTGCTGGATGAGAAGGGGAACCTGCCGGAGATCGAGAAACCGATGCTGGCCGATGCCCTTGCCACCACCGTGGCGCCGTTGCTGGGCACCACTACTACCGGCGCCTACATCGAATCGGCCACCGGCATCGAAGAAGGGGGGCGCACCGGCTTCACGGCACTGGTGGTGGCGGGGCTCTTCCTGATGTCCCTCTTTTTCGCGCCGCTGTTCACCATTGTGCCTCCCCATGCTTACGGTATCGCCCTCATCGTGATCGGTTCCTTCATGATCGAGCCGCTCCGCCGGATCGACTTCGAGGACTTCACCGAGCTGGTTCCCGCTTTCCTTACCATCGTGCTGATGATTTTCACCTACAACATCGGCGTCGGCATGAGCACGGGGCTGCTTACCTATCCCCTCCTCAAGACCGCCGCCGGCAAGAGACACCAGGTCTCTGCTGGTATGTGGGTCCTGGCGGGGCTTGCGGTGCTGCTGTTCGTCTTTTTCCCCAAGATGTAA
- a CDS encoding cytochrome c7 — protein sequence MKRLIAAAALTLFCAGLAVAHDKVVVLEAKNGNVTFDHKKHAGVKGECKACHETEAGGKIAGMGKDWAHKTCTGCHKEMGKGPTKCGECHKK from the coding sequence ATGAAACGACTGATAGCAGCCGCAGCACTCACCCTGTTCTGTGCCGGCCTCGCCGTTGCCCACGACAAGGTCGTGGTCCTGGAAGCAAAGAACGGCAACGTCACCTTCGACCACAAAAAGCACGCCGGGGTGAAGGGCGAGTGCAAGGCCTGCCACGAAACCGAGGCTGGGGGCAAGATCGCCGGCATGGGCAAGGACTGGGCCCACAAGACCTGTACCGGCTGTCACAAGGAAATGGGGAAAGGCCCCACCAAGTGCGGTGAGTGCCACAAGAAGTAA